In Streptomyces sp. NBC_00704, a genomic segment contains:
- a CDS encoding ABC1 kinase family protein, whose product MSDLPRKAVTRTAKLAALPLGFAGRATWGLGKRIVGESAEIVGRELQQRTADQLFKVLGELKGGAMKFGQALSVFESALPEEVAGPYRAALTKLQDAAPPMPTRTMHAVLTAQLGGDWAQLFLEFDDKPAAAASIGQVHRAVWHDGREVAVKVQYPGAGEALLSDLNQLSRFARLLGPLVPGMDVKPLITEMRDRVSEELDYSLEAQAQQAHADEFADDPDVVVPAVVHQCDQILVTEWIDGVPLSEVIADGTEEQRDRAGQLLSRFLFSGPARTGLLHADPHPGNFRLLPGGPGGEDDWRLGVLDFGTVDRLPGGLPDPIGESLRLTLDGEAEAVYELLRREGFVKESIELDPDAVLDYLLPIIEPARVDEFTFTRGWMRSQAARIADIRSPAHQLGKQLNLPPAYLLIHRVTLSTIGVLCQLGATVRLREELEEWLPGFVPEETPDDQEVLEELEELDEPEEPGEGEELENVQELKELKERGELKERGELEAGGSVAEA is encoded by the coding sequence ATGTCTGATCTTCCCCGGAAGGCGGTCACCCGGACCGCCAAGCTCGCCGCGCTCCCGCTCGGCTTCGCCGGGCGGGCGACCTGGGGCCTGGGCAAGCGGATCGTGGGCGAGTCCGCGGAGATCGTCGGCCGCGAGCTGCAGCAGCGCACCGCCGACCAGCTCTTCAAGGTGCTGGGCGAGCTGAAGGGCGGCGCGATGAAGTTCGGACAGGCCCTGTCCGTCTTCGAGTCCGCCCTGCCCGAGGAGGTGGCCGGCCCCTACCGCGCGGCACTCACCAAGCTCCAGGACGCGGCGCCGCCGATGCCGACCCGCACCATGCACGCCGTCCTCACGGCGCAGCTCGGTGGGGACTGGGCGCAGCTGTTCCTGGAGTTCGACGACAAGCCGGCCGCGGCCGCCTCGATCGGCCAGGTGCACCGAGCGGTGTGGCACGACGGCCGGGAGGTCGCGGTCAAGGTCCAGTACCCGGGGGCGGGCGAGGCACTGCTCTCCGACCTGAACCAACTCAGCAGGTTCGCCAGGCTGTTGGGCCCGCTCGTCCCCGGCATGGACGTCAAACCCCTGATCACGGAAATGAGGGACCGGGTCTCGGAGGAGCTCGACTACAGCCTGGAGGCGCAGGCCCAGCAGGCCCACGCGGACGAGTTCGCCGACGACCCGGACGTCGTGGTGCCGGCGGTGGTCCACCAGTGCGACCAGATCCTGGTCACCGAGTGGATCGACGGCGTGCCGCTCTCCGAGGTGATCGCCGACGGCACCGAGGAACAGCGCGATCGCGCCGGTCAGCTCCTGTCCCGGTTCCTCTTCTCCGGCCCGGCCCGCACCGGCCTGCTGCACGCCGACCCGCATCCCGGCAACTTCCGCCTGCTGCCGGGCGGCCCCGGAGGCGAGGACGACTGGCGGCTGGGCGTGCTGGACTTCGGCACCGTGGACCGGCTCCCGGGCGGACTGCCCGATCCGATCGGCGAGTCACTGCGCCTCACCCTGGACGGCGAGGCCGAGGCGGTCTACGAGCTGCTCCGCAGGGAGGGCTTCGTCAAGGAGTCCATAGAGCTGGATCCCGACGCGGTCCTCGACTACCTCCTTCCGATCATCGAGCCGGCCCGGGTCGACGAGTTCACGTTCACCCGCGGCTGGATGCGCAGCCAGGCGGCCCGGATCGCCGACATACGCTCCCCCGCCCACCAGTTGGGCAAGCAGCTCAACCTGCCGCCCGCCTACCTGCTGATACACCGGGTGACGTTGAGCACCATCGGCGTGCTGTGCCAGCTCGGCGCGACGGTGCGGCTGCGCGAGGAACTGGAGGAGTGGCTGCCCGGCTTCGTCCCGGAGGAGACCCCGGACGATCAGGAGGTGCTGGAGGAACTCGAGGAGCTGGACGAACCCGAGGAGCCGGGGGAAGGCGAAGAGCTGGAGAACGTCCAAGAGCTGAAGGAACTGAAGGAACGGGGTGAGCTGAAGGAGCGGGGTGAGCTGGAGGCCGGGGGCTCGGTCGCGGAGGCGTGA
- the nudC gene encoding NAD(+) diphosphatase: MTTWTDPNADRPISLTAPSGVDRAAHHRLDEAWLAAAWSHPTTRCFVVSGGQVLIDETPDGRTELVMTPSFEAPLTEAHRYFLGTDDDGVSYFALQKDALPGRIDQSARPAGLREAGLLLSPRDVGLMVHAVGLESWQRTHRFCSRCGERTVIAAAGHIRRCPACGAEHYPRTDPAVIMAVTDDEDRILLGRQVHWPEGRFSTLAGFVEPGESIEQSVRREVFEEAGITVGPVEYVASQPWPFPSSLMLGFMARATSTDIDVDGDEIHEARWFSRDELGAAFESGEVLPPYGISIAARLIELWYGKPLPTRAV, from the coding sequence GTGACCACCTGGACCGACCCGAACGCCGATCGACCCATCTCGCTCACCGCGCCGAGCGGCGTGGACCGGGCAGCCCACCACCGGCTCGACGAGGCCTGGCTGGCCGCGGCGTGGAGCCACCCGACGACACGATGCTTCGTCGTCTCCGGCGGCCAGGTCCTCATCGACGAGACGCCCGACGGCCGCACCGAACTCGTCATGACCCCGTCGTTCGAGGCGCCCCTCACCGAGGCGCACCGCTACTTCCTGGGCACCGACGACGACGGCGTCAGCTACTTCGCCCTGCAGAAGGACGCGCTGCCCGGCCGGATCGACCAGTCCGCCCGCCCGGCCGGACTGCGCGAGGCCGGACTGCTGCTGTCACCGCGCGACGTGGGCCTGATGGTGCACGCAGTCGGCCTGGAGAGCTGGCAGCGCACCCACCGTTTCTGCTCCCGCTGCGGCGAGCGCACCGTCATCGCCGCCGCCGGCCACATCCGCCGCTGCCCCGCCTGCGGCGCCGAGCACTACCCGCGCACCGACCCCGCCGTGATCATGGCCGTGACCGACGACGAGGACCGCATCCTCCTCGGCCGCCAGGTGCACTGGCCCGAGGGCCGCTTCTCGACCCTCGCCGGCTTCGTCGAGCCGGGCGAGTCCATCGAGCAGTCCGTGCGCCGCGAGGTCTTCGAGGAGGCCGGCATCACCGTCGGCCCGGTCGAGTACGTCGCCAGCCAGCCCTGGCCCTTCCCGTCCAGCCTCATGCTGGGCTTCATGGCCCGCGCCACGTCCACCGACATCGACGTCGACGGCGACGAGATCCACGAGGCCCGCTGGTTCTCCCGCGACGAACTCGGCGCGGCCTTCGAGTCCGGCGAGGTCCTGCCGCCCTACGGCATCTCCATCGCGGCCCGCCTGATCGAGCTCTGGTACGGCAAGCCGCTGCCCACTCGCGCCGTCTGA
- a CDS encoding M48 metallopeptidase family protein: MSADPLHRAGTPQRSTTSQPPSGSRASAIEVRRSARRRRTVSAYREGDRTIVLIPARMSEAEEQRWVNVMLDKLAAQESRRVPGDAELAERAERLSAQCFGGRARPASVRWVTNQNTRWGSCTPAEGSIRLSHRLKGMPEYVIDYVLAHELAHLLVPGHGPDFWRLLEAYPRTERARGYLEGVVAAERLPHPPGARGE; this comes from the coding sequence GTGTCCGCCGACCCACTGCACCGCGCCGGAACACCACAGCGCAGTACGACGAGCCAGCCGCCGAGCGGCTCACGGGCGAGCGCCATCGAGGTCCGCAGGAGCGCCCGTCGACGTCGGACGGTCTCCGCGTACCGTGAGGGCGACCGCACCATCGTGCTCATCCCCGCCCGGATGTCCGAGGCCGAGGAGCAACGCTGGGTGAACGTCATGCTCGACAAGCTCGCCGCCCAGGAGAGCCGGCGGGTGCCGGGGGACGCCGAGCTGGCCGAGCGTGCGGAGCGGCTGTCGGCCCAGTGTTTCGGGGGCCGGGCCCGGCCCGCCTCGGTGCGCTGGGTGACCAACCAGAACACCCGGTGGGGGTCGTGCACCCCGGCCGAGGGCAGCATCCGGCTGTCGCACCGCCTGAAGGGCATGCCCGAGTACGTCATCGACTACGTCCTCGCCCACGAGCTCGCGCATCTGCTCGTGCCCGGTCACGGGCCCGACTTCTGGCGGCTGCTGGAGGCGTACCCGCGCACCGAGCGTGCGCGCGGCTACCTGGAGGGCGTCGTCGCGGCCGAGCGGCTGCCCCACCCTCCGGGCGCACGCGGGGAGTGA
- a CDS encoding mycoredoxin: MLGTVTMYSTTWCGYCQRLKKQMDREGIAYTEINIEQDPASAAFVEKANGGNQTVPTVLFPDGSTLTNPSLAQVKQKIGV; the protein is encoded by the coding sequence ATGCTGGGCACCGTGACGATGTACAGCACCACGTGGTGCGGCTACTGCCAGCGGCTGAAGAAGCAGATGGACCGCGAGGGCATCGCGTACACCGAGATCAACATCGAGCAGGACCCGGCGTCCGCCGCGTTCGTCGAGAAGGCCAACGGCGGAAACCAGACGGTGCCGACTGTACTTTTCCCCGACGGCTCGACGCTGACGAACCCGTCGCTGGCGCAGGTGAAGCAGAAGATCGGCGTGTGA
- a CDS encoding dipeptidase, which yields MSHPVDSAVSAVRTYIEQHRDAFLDDLAEWLRIPSVSAQPDHAPDVRRSADWLAAKLAETGFPTVEVWPTPGAPAVYAEWPSDDPHAPTVLVYGHHDVQPAAREDGWDTDPFEPVVRGNRLYARGAADDKGQVLFHTLGVRAHLAATGRPAPAVTLKLLIEGEEESSSPNFRDLVERQAQRLAADAVIVSDTGMWSEDTPTVCTGMRGLAECEIRLLGPDQDIHSGSFGGAVPNPAAAAARLVAALHDEHARVAVPGFYDGVVQLTDRERELFAELPFDEQEWLRTARSHATHGEAGHTTLERIWARPTAEVNGIGGGYQGPGSKTIVPSSAFVKLSFRLVAGQDPEHIEKAVRAWAAGQLPAGIRHEITFSPATRPCLTPLDHPALRSVVRAMGRAFDKPVLFTREGGSGPAADLQEVLGAPVLFLGISVPSDGWHAPNEKVELDLLLKGVETAAHLWSDLAENWRHAP from the coding sequence ATGAGCCATCCCGTTGACAGTGCCGTCAGCGCCGTCCGCACGTACATCGAGCAGCACCGCGACGCCTTCCTCGACGACCTCGCCGAGTGGCTGCGCATCCCGTCGGTGTCGGCCCAGCCCGACCACGCACCCGACGTACGGCGCAGCGCGGACTGGCTCGCCGCGAAACTCGCGGAGACCGGCTTCCCGACCGTCGAGGTCTGGCCCACGCCGGGCGCGCCCGCCGTCTACGCCGAGTGGCCGTCCGACGACCCGCACGCCCCCACCGTCCTGGTCTACGGCCACCACGACGTGCAGCCCGCCGCCCGCGAGGACGGCTGGGACACCGACCCCTTCGAACCCGTCGTGCGCGGGAACCGCCTCTACGCGCGTGGGGCGGCCGACGACAAGGGCCAGGTCCTCTTCCACACCCTGGGGGTACGCGCGCACCTCGCCGCCACCGGCCGCCCCGCCCCGGCCGTCACCCTCAAGCTGCTGATCGAGGGCGAGGAGGAGTCCAGCTCCCCGAACTTCCGCGACCTGGTCGAGCGGCAGGCGCAGCGGCTCGCCGCGGACGCCGTGATCGTCTCCGACACCGGCATGTGGTCCGAGGACACCCCCACCGTGTGCACCGGCATGCGCGGTCTCGCCGAGTGCGAGATCCGGCTTCTCGGCCCCGACCAGGACATCCACTCGGGCTCCTTCGGCGGCGCCGTGCCCAACCCGGCCGCCGCGGCCGCCCGCCTGGTCGCGGCCCTGCACGACGAGCACGCGCGCGTGGCCGTCCCCGGCTTCTACGACGGCGTCGTCCAGCTCACCGACCGCGAGCGCGAACTCTTCGCCGAACTGCCCTTCGACGAGCAGGAGTGGCTGCGCACCGCCCGGTCGCACGCCACCCACGGCGAAGCCGGCCACACCACCCTGGAACGGATCTGGGCCCGCCCCACCGCCGAGGTCAACGGCATCGGCGGCGGCTACCAGGGCCCCGGCAGCAAGACGATCGTCCCGTCCTCGGCGTTCGTGAAACTGTCCTTCCGGCTCGTCGCCGGCCAGGACCCCGAGCACATCGAGAAGGCCGTCCGCGCGTGGGCCGCCGGACAACTGCCCGCCGGGATCCGGCACGAGATCACGTTCAGCCCCGCCACCCGCCCGTGCCTGACCCCCCTGGACCACCCGGCGCTGCGGTCCGTGGTCCGCGCCATGGGCCGCGCCTTCGACAAGCCCGTCCTCTTCACCCGCGAGGGCGGCTCCGGCCCGGCCGCCGACCTCCAGGAGGTCCTCGGCGCCCCCGTGCTCTTCCTGGGCATCTCCGTCCCCTCGGACGGCTGGCACGCGCCGAACGAGAAGGTCGAGCTGGACCTCCTCCTCAAGGGCGTCGAGACCGCCGCCCACCTCTGGAGCGACCTCGCCGAGAACTGGCGTCATGCGCCCTGA
- a CDS encoding WhiB family transcriptional regulator, which translates to MQLEAHAPSVPPSETLPPPGLTKDPTLIPLTALTALDDAIENLGVPVPCRSYDPEVFFAETPADVEYAKSLCRTCPLVEACLAGAKERREPWGVWGGELFVQGVVVARKRPRGRPRKNPVTA; encoded by the coding sequence GTGCAACTCGAAGCGCACGCCCCGTCCGTACCGCCTTCCGAAACGCTCCCCCCGCCCGGTCTCACGAAGGACCCCACCTTGATCCCGCTCACGGCGCTGACCGCGCTCGACGACGCCATCGAGAACCTCGGCGTGCCCGTCCCCTGCCGCTCCTACGACCCGGAGGTCTTCTTCGCCGAGACGCCCGCCGACGTCGAGTACGCCAAGTCCCTGTGCCGCACCTGCCCGCTGGTCGAGGCCTGCCTCGCCGGCGCCAAGGAGCGTCGCGAGCCCTGGGGCGTCTGGGGTGGCGAGCTGTTCGTCCAGGGTGTCGTCGTCGCCCGCAAGCGGCCGCGTGGTCGCCCGCGCAAGAACCCGGTCACAGCATGA
- a CDS encoding ATP-dependent DNA helicase UvrD2 has protein sequence MTAATHSSLFPQAPDSADAVLEGLDPEQREVATALRGPVCVLAGAGTGKTRAITHRIAYGVRAGILQPSSVLAVTFTNRAAGEMRGRLRQLGAQGVQARTFHSAALRQLQYFWPKAIGGSLPRLVDRKIQLVAEAAAACRLRLDRGELRDATAEIEWSKVTQTVPGDYARAAAKAGREVPRDPAEIAQLYAAYENLKRARGVIDFEDVLLLTVAVLQDRHDIAEQVRAQYQHFVVDEYQDVSPLQQRLLELWLGERDDLCVVGDASQTIYSFTGATPDHLLDFRTRHPGATVVKLVRDYRSTPQVVHLANGLLAQARGRAADHRLELVSQRAPGPEPAYTEYPDEPAEADGAARRIRELLDAGVPAAEIAVLFRTNAQSETYEQALADRGVPYQLRGAERFFDRPEVRKARVALRGAARFGGNDTLLEDAVDLPSQVRAVLSGEGWTTQPPAGSGAVRERWESLAALVHLAQDFAAAGPGATLADLVAELDERANAQHAPTVQGVTLASLHSAKGLEWDVVFLVGVAEGMMPITYAKTDEQIEEERRLLYVGVTRARERLHVSWALSRSPGGRASRRPSRFLDGLRPGSGTAVAGRGGGAGGIERGVTGGAPLAPAVPRRTRRGPARCRVCGRTLTDAGEMKLMRCEDCPSDMDEGLYERLRDWRAVQARRSGQPAYCVFTDKTLMAIAEAVPDEEGELARIPGVGVRKFNRYGADVLAICAGQDVPGGEVED, from the coding sequence GTGACAGCAGCAACGCACTCCTCCCTCTTCCCGCAGGCACCGGACTCGGCCGACGCGGTGCTCGAAGGGCTCGACCCCGAGCAGCGCGAGGTGGCCACCGCCCTGCGCGGTCCGGTGTGCGTGCTGGCGGGGGCCGGCACCGGCAAGACCCGGGCGATCACCCACCGCATCGCCTACGGCGTCCGCGCCGGCATCCTTCAGCCCTCCAGCGTGCTCGCCGTCACCTTCACCAACCGCGCGGCGGGGGAGATGCGGGGCCGGCTGCGCCAGCTCGGCGCCCAGGGGGTGCAGGCCCGCACCTTCCACTCCGCGGCCCTGCGTCAGCTCCAGTACTTCTGGCCGAAAGCGATCGGTGGGTCACTGCCCCGGCTCGTCGACCGCAAGATACAGCTCGTCGCCGAAGCGGCCGCCGCGTGCCGCCTGCGACTCGACCGGGGCGAGCTGCGGGACGCCACCGCGGAGATCGAGTGGTCCAAGGTCACCCAGACCGTCCCCGGCGACTACGCCCGGGCCGCCGCCAAGGCGGGCCGCGAGGTCCCCCGCGACCCCGCCGAGATCGCCCAGCTCTACGCCGCCTACGAAAACCTCAAGCGGGCCCGCGGCGTCATCGACTTCGAGGACGTCCTGCTGCTGACCGTGGCCGTCCTCCAGGACCGCCACGACATCGCCGAGCAGGTGCGCGCCCAGTACCAGCACTTCGTGGTCGACGAGTACCAGGACGTCAGCCCCCTTCAGCAGCGGCTGCTCGAACTGTGGCTCGGCGAGCGGGACGACCTGTGCGTGGTCGGCGACGCCAGCCAGACGATCTACTCCTTCACCGGCGCCACCCCCGACCACCTGCTCGACTTCCGCACCCGCCACCCGGGTGCCACCGTCGTGAAACTGGTGCGCGACTACCGCTCCACGCCCCAGGTCGTCCATCTCGCCAACGGCCTGCTGGCCCAGGCCCGCGGCCGTGCCGCGGACCACCGTCTGGAGCTGGTCTCCCAGCGCGCGCCCGGCCCGGAGCCCGCCTACACCGAATACCCCGACGAGCCGGCCGAGGCGGACGGCGCGGCCCGCCGTATCCGCGAACTCCTCGACGCGGGCGTCCCGGCCGCGGAGATCGCCGTCCTGTTCCGCACGAACGCGCAGTCGGAGACCTACGAACAGGCGCTGGCCGACCGCGGCGTCCCGTACCAGCTGCGCGGCGCGGAGCGGTTCTTCGACCGGCCCGAGGTGCGCAAGGCGCGGGTCGCCCTGCGCGGCGCGGCCCGCTTCGGCGGCAACGACACGCTGCTGGAGGACGCCGTCGACCTGCCCTCCCAGGTGCGGGCCGTCCTCTCGGGCGAGGGCTGGACCACGCAGCCGCCGGCCGGCTCCGGAGCCGTCAGGGAGCGCTGGGAGTCGCTGGCCGCGCTGGTCCACCTCGCCCAGGACTTCGCCGCCGCCGGGCCCGGCGCCACGCTGGCCGATCTGGTCGCCGAACTGGACGAGCGGGCGAACGCCCAGCACGCCCCGACCGTGCAGGGCGTCACCCTGGCCTCCCTGCACTCGGCCAAGGGCCTGGAGTGGGACGTCGTCTTCCTCGTCGGCGTCGCCGAGGGCATGATGCCGATCACCTACGCCAAGACGGACGAGCAGATCGAGGAGGAGCGCCGCCTGCTGTACGTCGGGGTCACCCGGGCCCGTGAACGCCTGCACGTCTCCTGGGCGCTCTCCCGTTCGCCGGGCGGCCGCGCGAGTCGTCGCCCCAGCCGCTTCCTCGACGGGCTGCGCCCCGGTTCGGGTACCGCCGTCGCGGGCCGGGGCGGCGGCGCCGGGGGTATCGAGCGCGGTGTCACGGGCGGGGCTCCGCTCGCGCCCGCCGTGCCGCGCCGGACCCGGCGCGGCCCTGCCCGGTGCCGGGTCTGCGGGCGGACGCTGACCGACGCCGGCGAGATGAAGCTGATGCGCTGCGAGGACTGCCCCTCCGACATGGACGAGGGGCTCTACGAGCGGCTGCGGGACTGGCGGGCGGTCCAGGCGCGGCGGAGCGGACAGCCGGCGTACTGCGTGTTCACGGACAAGACGCTGATGGCGATCGCCGAGGCCGTGCCCGACGAGGAGGGCGAGCTGGCCCGGATCCCCGGGGTCGGGGTGCGCAAGTTCAACCGTTACGGTGCCGACGTTCTGGCCATCTGCGCAGGCCAGGACGTGCCGGGCGGCGAGGTGGAGGACTGA
- a CDS encoding TOMM precursor leader peptide-binding protein translates to MHPTMKPALRRGWRDLNTVQFGMTPAHALTLGPVDTATGSFLELLDGTRGLALLREEGRRMDLPDGHVDRLVERLARAGLLDDARGGGPDAHALRETTEVMDRLRPDLAALSLLTPEPGDAIGRLAARRRLRVQVRGAGRVGAVLAALLSGAGVGEVDVRDGGRVEPGDVAPGGLPAEAIGERRDESARRAVRRAAPGRPPRKAPGPPDASDAPAFGLVILAPRDDVSVHAPPPEAAEPLIASGTPHLYTGVVEGTGVVGPLVLPGETACAGCLQQERIDRDPAWPRLIAQWRSGGRRAARACDLALATAVAGLAAAHALAFLDGCAPASEAARWEVSAPALQWRARPVRPHRGCPCGAAREGEREGEREHPSEDRGSHATMDRHRHPTEHRRTADATRLSGTWRAHV, encoded by the coding sequence ATGCATCCGACGATGAAGCCCGCGCTACGGCGCGGCTGGCGTGACCTCAACACGGTGCAGTTCGGGATGACACCGGCGCACGCACTGACACTCGGCCCGGTGGACACGGCCACCGGGAGTTTCCTGGAGCTGCTGGACGGCACGCGCGGACTGGCACTGCTGCGCGAGGAGGGCCGGCGCATGGATCTGCCCGACGGTCACGTCGACCGGCTGGTGGAGCGGCTGGCCCGGGCCGGGCTGCTGGACGACGCGCGCGGCGGCGGCCCGGACGCCCACGCCCTGCGGGAGACGACGGAGGTCATGGACCGGCTGCGTCCCGACCTCGCCGCCCTCTCCCTCCTCACACCGGAACCGGGCGACGCGATCGGACGCCTGGCCGCCCGCCGCCGGCTGCGCGTCCAGGTGCGGGGTGCGGGCCGGGTCGGCGCGGTGCTGGCCGCCCTGCTGTCGGGGGCAGGCGTCGGCGAGGTGGACGTACGGGACGGCGGCCGGGTCGAGCCGGGGGACGTCGCTCCGGGCGGCCTGCCCGCCGAGGCGATCGGCGAACGCCGGGACGAGTCCGCCCGCCGCGCCGTACGCCGGGCCGCACCCGGCCGCCCGCCGCGCAAGGCCCCGGGACCACCGGACGCCTCGGACGCCCCGGCCTTCGGTCTGGTGATCCTCGCCCCGCGGGACGACGTGTCCGTGCACGCGCCCCCGCCCGAAGCGGCCGAGCCCCTGATCGCCTCGGGCACGCCCCACCTCTATACGGGCGTCGTGGAGGGCACCGGCGTCGTCGGCCCCCTGGTCCTGCCGGGCGAGACGGCGTGCGCGGGCTGTCTCCAGCAGGAGCGCATCGACCGCGATCCGGCCTGGCCGAGGCTGATCGCCCAGTGGCGTTCCGGAGGACGACGAGCGGCACGCGCCTGTGACCTGGCCCTGGCCACCGCCGTCGCCGGGCTGGCCGCCGCCCACGCCCTGGCCTTCCTCGACGGCTGCGCCCCCGCGAGCGAAGCCGCACGCTGGGAGGTCAGCGCCCCCGCCCTCCAGTGGCGCGCCCGGCCGGTGCGGCCCCACCGCGGATGCCCGTGCGGAGCCGCCCGGGAAGGTGAGCGGGAAGGTGAGCGAGAACACCCCTCCGAGGACCGGGGATCGCACGCGACAATGGACAGGCATCGGCATCCGACGGAGCATCGCCGTACGGCGGACGCGACGCGGCTGTCTGGGACTTGGAGGGCGCATGTCTGA